ATTGGACTGGTTGCGCCCCAAGGTCAGTTTTGCCGTGTCGGACAGACGAAAAGGGCGACCGAGCTTCAGCAGCTCGACATCTTGACTGGTACAGTCGGGTTGATGTTCAAACAGATCGCGCAGCCTGCCGGAGAAGGAATTCTCCGTCAGCAAACAACCACCGCCGGAGGAGGGATATTTATCGACCCCCAATTCTCGCGCCAAGGCTTCCTGACGTTTTCGTGAGCGACCCTGAATATCTTCCAACTGCTCACGGTCCACCAGTCCCTGTTCTTCCATGGGGGTGATGGGCAACAGCTTGGCGCTAAGGGGGCGTAAAATACGACCACTCCAGCCTGACGCCTTATTGACCGCCATGAGAGCCGTATGAATCTGACTCTTGGGACGTTGACCGAGCACTTCACCGGAAAACAGGAAATCATAGCCCTGCTCTTCCATCAGGCGACCAGCAATTTCGAACATCTGGGCATGACAGTCGATGCACGGATTCATGTTTTTGCCGTAGCCGTAGCGGGGGTTTTTGAGCATCTTCAGATGCTCCTCACTGATATCCATCACCTGCAACGGCAGATCGTAGCGTGCGGCCATCTCCTGAGCTTTGGCATCATCAAAAAACGGCGTCACAAAACAGAGGCAATGTACGTCAACCCCTTGTTTGCGTAACAACAATGCGGCAAGAATACTATCGAGGCCGCCGGAAAAAATACCCAGTGCTTTGGTCATTGAAACATGAATCCTTACGATAACTTGAATAAAGAAGAGCCCCTATAAAAGGCTCGCGAAGTCCAGGGATAGCGGTTGTACAATCAACAACAATAAACAAGCAGGTTGACCCGACAGATCAACCTGCTTGAAAAATGTTCTTTGTTTGACGAAAAATTCAGAGGGTGAACGTTACAGTCCAGACCATCAAAATATTAACGTTTGTGACATTTGGCACAATGTCCTTTAGCAGCAAAGGCACGCCCGCCATCGTGGCAGATACCACATTGCTTACCGGCGTAAATTTGCGCCATGGTGATCTTGACCGTTCCCTGCTTCATCTTAGGGAAGACATCAGGGTTATGGCAGTCACGGCAGCCTTTTTCTGCAGCATTGTTATGCAATGTGCCGTCAAAGGTCACTGCGCCCATACTTGATCCGGCAA
This DNA window, taken from Desulfuromonas acetoxidans DSM 684, encodes the following:
- a CDS encoding thiamine biosynthesis protein; this translates as MTKALGIFSGGLDSILAALLLRKQGVDVHCLCFVTPFFDDAKAQEMAARYDLPLQVMDISEEHLKMLKNPRYGYGKNMNPCIDCHAQMFEIAGRLMEEQGYDFLFSGEVLGQRPKSQIHTALMAVNKASGWSGRILRPLSAKLLPITPMEEQGLVDREQLEDIQGRSRKRQEALARELGVDKYPSSGGGCLLTENSFSGRLRDLFEHQPDCTSQDVELLKLGRPFRLSDTAKLTLGRNQSNNEGLKKIVGDSGCLLRNQNFSGPLGVVSGQASEEDYLAAAAIVASYGKGREEARVGVLIVENGQERVVEVAPMPREQVVQYQI
- a CDS encoding c(7)-type cytochrome triheme domain-containing protein, with amino-acid sequence MKRVMVLVIVGMLALCWSSTVLAVPKGKSLTFAGSSMGAVTFDGTLHNNAAEKGCRDCHNPDVFPKMKQGTVKITMAQIYAGKQCGICHDGGRAFAAKGHCAKCHKR